Proteins encoded together in one Numida meleagris isolate 19003 breed g44 Domestic line chromosome 17, NumMel1.0, whole genome shotgun sequence window:
- the WFIKKN2 gene encoding WAP, Kazal, immunoglobulin, Kunitz and NTR domain-containing protein 2 has translation MDVKGKKGPVGMPKEATCDRFMCIQQGSECDIWDGQPVCKCKDRCEKEPSFTCASDGLTYYNKCYMDAEACIKGITLNVVTCRYHLTWPNTSPIPPETTARPTTAYSETTIIDILPPALVNNPVHQSVYVGETVSFLCDVTGRPKPEITWEKQVEGKEKVIMKPNHVRGNVVVTNIAQLVIYNTQLQDAGIYTCTAKNSGGLLRADFPLSVIKGEPTSKEASQNRTHFPTDECLKQPDSEDCGEEQTRWYYDAKKNNCFTFIYGNCNSNLNHFETYENCMLTCMNGPINICNLPALQGHCKAYEPRWAYNSLTKQCQSFIYGGCGGNENNFESREACEEMCPFPKNTHCKACKPRQKLVTSFCKSDFVILGRITELTEDQDSGHALVTVEEILKDEKMGLKFLGKEPLEITLFNMDWSCPCPNMTTVDGQLIIMGDVHNGMAVLQPDSFVGTSSIRRVRKLREVIHKKTCELLKEFLGLH, from the coding sequence ATGGATGTCAAGGGGAAGAAAGGGCCGGTGGGAATGCCCAAAGAGGCAACCTGCGACCGCTTCATGTGCATCCAGCAAGGCTCAGAGTGTGACATCTGGGACGGGCAGCCCGTCTGCAAGTGCAAGGACAGGTGTGAGAAGGAGCCAAGCTTCACCTGTGCCTCTGACGGGCTCACCTACTACAACAAGTGCTACATGGATGCAGAAGCTTGTATCAAAGGCATTACTTTGAATGTAGTCACCTGTCGATATCATCTTACCTGGCCAAACACCAGCCCGATCCCACCAGAAACAACAGCTCGCCCCACTACAGCCTATTCCGAGACAACCATCATCGATATCTTGCCACCGGCATTAGTGAACAACCCCGTCCATCAGTCAGTCTACGTAGGAGAGACTGTCAGCTTCCTCTGCGACGTTACAGGGAGACCCAAGCCAGAAATTACATGGGAGAAGCAGgttgaggggaaagaaaaagtcattaTGAAGCCAAATCATGTCAGAGGGAACGTTGTGGTCACTAACATAGCCCAGCTGGTCATCTACAACACCCAGCTTCAAGACGCGGGTATCTACACCTGCACCGCCAAAAACAGCGGTGGCCTTCTCAGGGCTGATTTCCCATTGTCAGTCATCAAAGGAGAACCCACATCCAAAGAGGCTTCCCAGAACAGAACACACTTTCCAACCGATGAGTGCCTGAAGCAACCAGACAGTGAAGACTGTGGAGAAGAGCAGACCAGGTGGTATTatgatgcaaagaaaaacaactgcttCACTTTCATTTATGGGAACTGTAACAGCAACCTCAACCACTTTGAGACCTATGAGAACTGTATGTTAACGTGCATGAACGGCCCAATCAACATTTGCAATCTACCAGCCCTCCAAGGCCACTGCAAAGCCTACGAGCCCAGGTGGGCCTATAACAGCTTGACAAAGCAGTGCCAGTCCTTCATTTATGGTGGGTGTGGAGGTAATGAGAACAACTTTGAGAGCCGGGAGGCCTGCGAAGAGATGTGCCCTTTCCCAAAGAACACGCACTGCAAAGCTTGCAAGCCACGCCAGAAGCTGGTGACAAGCTTCTGCAAAAGCGACTTTGTGATCCTGGGCCGTATAACAGAACTGACCGAAGACCAAGACTCAGGACATGCCCTGGTGACAGTGGAGGAGATtctcaaagatgaaaaaatgggATTAAAATTCCTGGGGAAGGAACCCCTAGAAATCACGCTTTTCAACATGGACTGGAGCTGCCCGTGCCCCAACATGACCACGGTGGACGGCCAGCTCATCATCATGGGAGACGTCCACAACGGCATGGCTGTCCTGCAGCCAGACAGCTTTGTGGGGACCTCCAGCATCCGGCGCGTACGGAAACTTCGTGAGGTCATCCACAAGAAAACCTGTGAGCTCCTGAAAGAGTTCCTAGGATTACATTGA